The DNA sequence ATTGACGAGCTTTGACATAATCTTTCTCCTCTTTTCTAAGATTTTCAACTAGAGAAGAGGAACATTTTATGCTATGATGCTTATAGAATTTAAAATAAGTAAACAAACACAATCCCCTTTCTCTAATTGATAAGTTTGGTCGCTTTCAATTATAACATGAGGGGATTTTTTCTGTAATAAAAAACAAAAAGACTAAACAACTAAACAACCCTTTCTTAAAAACAGAAAAAAGACAATTATTTATTTCATAATGTTTATAAATAAGAAAAAGAGTCCTATATTATTAGGACTCTTTTTTACTTTATTCAAAAATAAACTTTTGAATAAAAAATAACTTAACATCAACCATCTTTTATAGCCCAGTACCAACGTTTTTTCTTGTAACTAAGAGCGAAATAGCAATTAAGTGTAGAATTCTATAAGAGTAAAAATGGGAAGGGCAAGCTATGGGTGTGTGACCACACACCTAAAAAACTTCGTTTTCACTTGCTAGGAAATTTCCTAGAACCTTGACCATTTTCCGTTCTCAAAATTTTATTTTCTCGTCCTAAAATGGTTGTCGCTTTGCTCGATTTTCTATTTTTTTGAAAGTAAACTTTTGAATAGAAGTTTACTTTCAATTTCACTAGAAAAAGGCCAAAAGATGACATTGAATAAGTCATCTTTTGGCCTCAAAACATCTATAAAATTTTATTATTTTTCCTGATTTTCTACTTTTTCAGTTTTAGAACTGAATCCACTTTTAAATCCATCGAAAAAATCACAACCACCTAATGAAAAAACAAATACACATAATAGACCTATCATAATACCTTTTTTGTAGTTCACCCTATAACATCCTCCATAAACACAACTTAATATCGCAATTATAATATATAAATTAGAAATATCTATGAAAACAATCTTAAATTTACCTTAAATAATTAGACTGTCGTTATCATTTCTGAAAGTAAACTTTTAGATATTAGTTTACATTCAAATCCCTTTAAATATTGACTTCTCACCAATCCCCCTGATATCCTCAATTTATACAACAAAAGTATACATTCAAAACACTATAAATTAAGAGGTCATAAATCTATGAATAAAAAACCACATCTCATTGATGTCCAACCTATCAGAAATAAAGAACAGATCGAAGACATGAAATGGGCTCTTAAACGTCATTGTTCCAAACGAGACTATATTCTCTTTCTAATCGGCATTCATACTGGATTACGTGTTAGTGACCTACTTCAACTTGAAACACAAACCATAGTAAAGCTAAAGCGAAAAAAGAGAAAAGAATTCAAAATCAAAGAAGGAAAAACAAAGAAGGAACGCATAATTAACCTTACTTCTATTTTTGAGGAAATCTATTCGTATACCCAAACATTAAAAGGTACCTGGTTATTTCCTTCACGAAAAGGAGATCAACCGATTAGTAAGATCCAGGCTTATCGACAATTGCAAAAAGCCGGAGATTTTGCCGGCGTAGAGTCCATTGGTACCCACACCATGCGCAAAACCTTCGGCTATTGGTTCTATAAACAAACAAAAGATGTGGCTATGTTGCAAGAAATACTCAATCATAGCACCCCACAAATTACACTTAAATATATTGGCATCAACAAGGAAGAAAAAGATAATATACTAGATACATTTTGTATTTAATTCAATACACATTACTAATAATATCCCCATTAAATACTCGTAAATCTAAAATAGGTTGAAATTAATAAAAAACTAGGTTAGCATCAAGATTTTGCGGATTTACAACATTAAGGATCTATCAATAGGATTTACTCTATTGATAGATCCTTAACTAATTTCACTTCAAATAAGACTTGCGAGTGTCTCTTATGACTTCTCTCAAAATGGTTCTATTGCAAAGTTTCTTAACAGATAGAAAATGAGATGTTTACAGATGAATGTTATGCAATTTCAAATAATTTTTGTAATTCATTGCACGTTGAAAAAACGAAGTTTGGTTGCAAACTTCGTTTTTGTTTATAAATGGCATGAATCGTTTCGATTCCTTTCCCTATTTCTAGATCATATTCAATTAAGCAATCCTACAAATGCCTCTTCTTCCTCATCTACAAAACCTACAAATATAATTTCTTCAATAGCATCATGATTAAATACAAATGTATAATCAGGATCAATATATCCTTCTGGATAAAAACAGCCAATGTAGTCATACATAACAGGTTCTTCAACCATAAGTAGTTGTTTTCTTCCGTAAATTACAACCTTTTTTATCCCTCCTTTTAACAGAACAATAGAGCCATTTGGTAACAGCTTTTCTTTAGAAAATTGCATAATTATCCGCCCTTTCTTATACGGCTTATATATTTTTCAAAGATTATTTGAATAGCGCAGAATCTCACTTGCACCATCCTATCGTTTTCGATTAAATATTATTTATCCCTATATCCACTCTTGATCTTTTTACTCTAAGGTATAGCCTGATATGAATTTTCAAATCCTTTAACTTCTTTTATCCCTATCATCCAAAATAGAAAAAAGATCTCTCTGCTATCTAAATGTAATTCCACATTCATGAGATTAACTCTCCCTCCTATTTTTTCTATCCTTTAACCAACTATAAGAAGAATGCGATTATATACTTGAAATTCAACAAATTCTCTTTAAAAGCCTATACGTATTTTCCCTCCATCTTCTATATGCTTCCGTAAATAATAATACTTATGGAGTTCTATAATCATATAAAACAAAACAAACGAAAACACTGTGCATGCACACATAAATACAATTGCCCCCATCTGTTGTGTTGCAATGCTAAGAATTATATTAGCAATTAACTGCCCCAATCCCGCTGCAATAGCTGCTACTTTTACACCACCAGTTCCTTTCGACGATTTTGATTTTTTTCTTGGTTCCTGAAGTTTTTCAATATGATTTTTATAAAAATAATACAAAGCAAAACCATACAAACCAACTGAAAAAATAAAATAGATAGGAGTTTGTAATTGTAACACTTCATAGGCAAATTTTTGAGTTATAACCAATAATCCGACTGAACATATGGTGCCATATACTCCTCGAAATAGAGTGTATTGTAATTGTCGTTTCCGAGGATTGATAGCAATCCATATCGCCCACAAATTTAAAAAAATAACTGGAGGAGTTACTATATATACATAGAGTAATCGAAAAGGATTCGCAAAAGCAGGCAAAAGAACAAACACGTCTGCCCCCAAAAGGACAAGACCAATTACGTGGACTCTTATTTCATTTACAGGATAAAGAGCCATATAATGTGCAAAAGCTTTCTTATTAAAATCTATACTTTTTTTCATGTTAATTAAACCACCCCGCTACTGTTGACCAAGCTTTTTTCGAACCCGTTTTCACCATATCCTTAATACTGTCATCTTCACCATCACCATCTAAATCAACATCCCATTTCACACCTTCTGTGAAATATGTTAGTCCTACTGAAACAGCAAATCCAGCTGCGGCAACCGCCAGAACTGGTGCTGCTGGGAGGGCCATAACTGTAAGAGCCGTTGCCCCTACGGTTACTGCTCCTCCTACAACAACATTACCAATAATATCTCCTGCGATTTTATCACTTGATTCATTATTTTTGATATTCTCACTTGTATCCATATATGAGTCTATCCCCACACTAAACCACCCAAGCTTATCCTTTAAAGCCATTTTAGACGCACTTAGCACACTTCCATTTTTTATAAGAGCATCTATTTCTTTTATCGTCTTACTAGCAGTTCCATTTTTCATTTTTGCCGCGACATCATCTACATAATAAATTTTATAATCCCTATAATTTCCATTAATTTTTTTATTGCCCTTAAAACCGGAATATTCTCTTACAAGGACGCGTTGTGCTCTTCTGTCCAAATCGTATGTTACCTTATAACCATTAATCACTTTATGAGCTGTATTCCCTACCACAACTGCACCTGCAAGTGTTCCGAATGTATTCCCCGCTCCATCCAATGGTGCATTCCAACTGAATCCAGTCATACCTAAAAATGAATCTTTTTTGTCTACTTCACCAGATTCAGAATCCTTATTTAACCTTTCAACTTCACGAGCTTTATCTTCTGTAATTTTTTGAATAGGCCCCGTCCAATCCATATTCAATCCTTGTGTACTAAATGTACCGCTGACGCCACTAAACCCTTTCCCACTTTGAACTTCCGCAAGACCTGTAGCAATACTAGTTGCTAATTGAAGTGCTGTACTATAATTATTACTAGAGGTCTGATTGAATTGATACAAATGATCCAGCTTTTCTTGCAGTTTTTGCCTCATAACAATAAAAAGATTTACCATGGCATCCATACCCGGAATTGGCATAGCTTGATTGACAGCTTCCATACTTGTTTTCATTCGGTCAATTTCTCGAATTTGTTCTAATAATTCTTGTTCAATAACATCAGTTGAAGCTACCTGTGATTGAAATTGACTTGGAAAGGCATTATTCTGACGGATTAGTTCTTCACATAAGTAAATGATTCCTTGCGCTAGAGGACGAAAAGTTTGTACAAAAAATGATTTTGCACTGCTATATGTTTGTCCTTTTAGAACAGAATCAACTGCAAAAGCATCAATCGACTGAATGGCTTGTTCCATACCCTGAATGGTAGCCGTACATACAGCGTTCATACTTTGGGTTTGGCTTTGCACTTCTCCCAAATACATATTTAAACTCATGAATTGACCTCCTTTGCTAGATTTTGTTTTTGATAGTAAAGGTCATTTTCTAAGTCACTAAGATTTCGTTTTTCCTTAAGCAATATTTCTTTTTGATTTTCCAATTCGAAAGTAAGTTTTCGCTCAATATATTGAGCATCTTGACTCATATTCATAAAAAACAATGACATTTCTCTATCTCTATGCCAAGTTCCTAAAATACGGTCGAACAAACGATGGTTTTGATTTTTCCATACATGAAAATCTTCTTCTGCTTGTTCCTGTGTTTGAATCGCAGATTGATTCCGATTCTGTTCTTCAAATACACTTCGTAATTTTTGATTTAATTGATTCATTTGTTTTTCAATATCTTGACTCATCTTTTTCCTCCTACCGTTTTACTTTACGTAGGTTATTACATTAGCGAAAAGTATTTTGAAGTTCGTTATCCATTCTCTCAAACTCGTTAGATACCGAATGAATATTATCAACCGCTTGTTGAAAAGCAGCAGAAAATTGTTTCGTTAAATCTAAAACTTGTTGATTCGCTTCTTGTGCTTTCGAGTTAACAGATAGCGTTGTACGCGTCGCCTTTGTTATAGAACGACTTGTTGCACTTTGAATCCTGTCAGAGGCTGATCTCATTTTCGTAGCAATTTGTGTTGCTGTTTGTAAATTACTTTGAAATTGTCCCATTCTTTAAAATCCTTTCCGAAATTTTCTGAACATATCAAGGGAATTCCTATCAATATCGATTTTTCTAAGTTATCAACTAACCTTTTCATACCCCTTTTTCCTAATATAAAATTATACCATGTAAAAAACTAGAAATTATTTTTAATTTAAGTCACATTATATAAATAATACGATTTTCGAATTAATCACTTATTAGCAATTTGAAAATCGCATATAAATTTAAATTGACATATTTATAGCAAGGGAATGCTTGTAGACTGATCTATACTGCATTCCCTTATTGTATGTATGCTATATTCTTATTCGCCTTTTTCTAACAGTAGAACCACGAATCTTGGCGAAGACATTGGTTTTTGCCCTGTCCTGGGGTCCGTCCTCGCTTTTTATTCCACGGTTCCCTTGACCACGAGCCTCCGAACCCTCAAACTCCCAAAGCTAACCCCAGCGGGCAAAAACCGCCCTTCTGGGGCCACCCCTGGCGAGTTTGCATGAGGGTTCCCCTCATCGTCAAGGAACTTTCGCGGCATAAACGCCAGGACTCAGCGATTCCACATGCGCGGCAACCACGATTCCTTCTAAATACATTTTTTATTTATTGCTAACAATAAATAAAAAGCTAATTTTCACATAAAATTATATCTATAATTTCACTTACCGTATTTTAAAACTTCTTAATAAAAAACAGAACATTAAAGTGTATTATATTTTTTTACTTGTAATGGGATAGTTACAACATATAAATCTACAGCATAATAAGTAATCCAAATCCCTTTACCTTCAA is a window from the Bacillus mycoides genome containing:
- a CDS encoding DUF4176 domain-containing protein; translation: MQFSKEKLLPNGSIVLLKGGIKKVVIYGRKQLLMVEEPVMYDYIGCFYPEGYIDPDYTFVFNHDAIEEIIFVGFVDEEEEAFVGLLN
- a CDS encoding T7SS effector LXG polymorphic toxin translates to MSLNMYLGEVQSQTQSMNAVCTATIQGMEQAIQSIDAFAVDSVLKGQTYSSAKSFFVQTFRPLAQGIIYLCEELIRQNNAFPSQFQSQVASTDVIEQELLEQIREIDRMKTSMEAVNQAMPIPGMDAMVNLFIVMRQKLQEKLDHLYQFNQTSSNNYSTALQLATSIATGLAEVQSGKGFSGVSGTFSTQGLNMDWTGPIQKITEDKAREVERLNKDSESGEVDKKDSFLGMTGFSWNAPLDGAGNTFGTLAGAVVVGNTAHKVINGYKVTYDLDRRAQRVLVREYSGFKGNKKINGNYRDYKIYYVDDVAAKMKNGTASKTIKEIDALIKNGSVLSASKMALKDKLGWFSVGIDSYMDTSENIKNNESSDKIAGDIIGNVVVGGAVTVGATALTVMALPAAPVLAVAAAGFAVSVGLTYFTEGVKWDVDLDGDGEDDSIKDMVKTGSKKAWSTVAGWFN
- a CDS encoding TIGR04197 family type VII secretion effector, encoding MGQFQSNLQTATQIATKMRSASDRIQSATSRSITKATRTTLSVNSKAQEANQQVLDLTKQFSAAFQQAVDNIHSVSNEFERMDNELQNTFR
- a CDS encoding tyrosine-type recombinase/integrase, yielding MNKKPHLIDVQPIRNKEQIEDMKWALKRHCSKRDYILFLIGIHTGLRVSDLLQLETQTIVKLKRKKRKEFKIKEGKTKKERIINLTSIFEEIYSYTQTLKGTWLFPSRKGDQPISKIQAYRQLQKAGDFAGVESIGTHTMRKTFGYWFYKQTKDVAMLQEILNHSTPQITLKYIGINKEEKDNILDTFCI
- a CDS encoding DUF3958 family protein; this encodes MSQDIEKQMNQLNQKLRSVFEEQNRNQSAIQTQEQAEEDFHVWKNQNHRLFDRILGTWHRDREMSLFFMNMSQDAQYIERKLTFELENQKEILLKEKRNLSDLENDLYYQKQNLAKEVNS